In Onychomys torridus chromosome 15, mOncTor1.1, whole genome shotgun sequence, the following proteins share a genomic window:
- the F2rl2 gene encoding proteinase-activated receptor 3, with protein sequence MKVLILTAARLLLLPATFCQSGMKNVSENSGQPTLSIKTFNGAPSNTFEDFPLSDIEGWTGATTTVKMKCPEESISTLHVNNATMGYLRSSLSTKLIPSIYILVFVVGVPANIVTLWKLSSRTKSICLVIFHTNLAIADLLFCVTLPFKIAYHLNGNNWIFGEVMCRITTLVFYGNMYCSILILTCMGINRYLATVHPFTYRKLPKRNFTLLMCGLVWVMVFLYMLPFAILRQEYHLVQPEITTCHDVHNTCESPSPFQFYYFTCLAFFGFLIPFVVIVYCYTTLIRKLNAQDRRWMRYIKAVLLILVIFTICFAPTNIILIIHHANYYYNNTDSLYFMYLIALCLGSLNSCLDPFLYFVMSKIVDQLTS encoded by the coding sequence GCATGAAAAATGTTTCAGAGAACTCAGGACAGCCAACCTTAAGTATTAAGACCTTCAATGGAGCTCCCTCCAATACCTTTGAAGACTTCCCACTTTCTGACATAGAGGGCTGGACAGGAGCTACCACAACTGTAAAAATGAAATGTCCTGAAGAAAGCATTTCAACTCTCCACGTGAATAATGCTACCATGGGATACCTGAGAAGCTCCTTAAGTACCAAACTGATACCTTCCATCTATATCCTGGTGTTTGTGGTCGGTGTACCAGCGAACATTGTGACCCTGTGGAAACTCTCCTCAAGGACCAAATCCATCTGTCTGGTCATCTTTCACACCAACCTGGCCATCGCAGATCTCCTTTTCTGTGTCACACTGCCATTTAAGATCGCCTACCATCTCAATGGGAACAACTGGATCTTTGGAGAGGTCATGTGCCGGATCACCACACTCGTTTTCTACGGCAACATGTACTGTTCCATTCTCATCCTCACCTGTATGGGCATCAACCGATACCTGGCCACTGTGCATCCTTTCACATACCGGAAGCTGCCCAAGCGCAACTTCACTTTGCTCATGTGTGGCCTGGTGTGGGTAATGGTCTTCTTATATATGCTGCCCTTCGCCAtcctgaggcaggagtatcatcTTGTCCAGCCAGAGATCACCACCTGCCACGATGTTCACAACACATGCGAGTCCCCATCTCCCTTCCAATTCTACTATTTCACCTGCTTAGCGTTCTTCGGATTCCTCATTCCCTTTGTGGTCATTGTCTACTGTTACACAACTCTCATCCGCAAGCTTAACGCGCAGGATCGCAGATGGATGAGGTATATCAAGGCGGTTCTCCTCATCCTTGTGATTTTCACCATCTGCTTTGCTCCTACCAACATTATACTCATAATTCACCATGCCAACTACTACTACAACAACACCGATAGCCTGTACTTTATGTATCTCATCGCTTTGTGCCTGGGGAGCCTGAATAGTTGCCTAGATCCATTCCTTTATTTTGTCATGTCAAAAATTGTAGATCAGCTTACTTCTTAG